In one Solanum dulcamara chromosome 1, daSolDulc1.2, whole genome shotgun sequence genomic region, the following are encoded:
- the LOC129899943 gene encoding protein LITTLE ZIPPER 3-like isoform X1, translated as MTSRERKTSPKISLYIRYNICVHAQYRHCLLAKQAIRTAMERENSELYLRNCQIMRENERLRKKAQRLNQENQALLSELRRKLAAINAKRKPEFVVDMGSSSAGDQMEANKSQALE; from the exons ATGACTTCAAGAGAGAGAAAAACTAGCCCAAAAATATCACTTTATATTCGTTACAACATATGTGTTCATGCACAATATAGGCACTGTTTACT GGCAAAGCAAGCAATACGTACAGCAATGGAAAGAGAGAATTCAGAGCTGTACCTTCGCAACTGTCAGATTATGCGGGAGAATGAGAGGCTGCGGAAGAAAGCTCAACGTCTCAACCAGGAGAATCAAGCTTTGTTATCAGAGCTGAGACGGAAGTTAGCAGCTATAAATGCCAAGCGGAAACCTGAATTTGTAGTTGATATGGGTTCGAGTTCTGCCGGTGATCAAATGGAAGCCAACAAAAGTCAGGCACTGGAATGA
- the LOC129899943 gene encoding protein LITTLE ZIPPER 3-like isoform X2: MERENSELYLRNCQIMRENERLRKKAQRLNQENQALLSELRRKLAAINAKRKPEFVVDMGSSSAGDQMEANKSQALE; this comes from the coding sequence ATGGAAAGAGAGAATTCAGAGCTGTACCTTCGCAACTGTCAGATTATGCGGGAGAATGAGAGGCTGCGGAAGAAAGCTCAACGTCTCAACCAGGAGAATCAAGCTTTGTTATCAGAGCTGAGACGGAAGTTAGCAGCTATAAATGCCAAGCGGAAACCTGAATTTGTAGTTGATATGGGTTCGAGTTCTGCCGGTGATCAAATGGAAGCCAACAAAAGTCAGGCACTGGAATGA